TGTTCCATGATACAATACCTTTGGTGGCTCTATAGGTTGTAATTCAAGATTCACTGTAATTGAATGCCCTTGATTTGCTTTAATTTTGCTTTTATCCTCATTAAAGGAGTACCTTTGTTTATTATCTTCAGCTACAATTCTTTCAATATCTGAAATTGTTACTTTATATCCTTTTAAATTCAATCCTTTAATTAAATCTGATGTCTTAATATATCCATATTCATCTAATTTCAATCCAATTTCTTCTGGTTTATGTCTTAATATAAGACTTATAAATTTACTAATACTCATATCTTCTTTTCTTATCATTATTTTAATCCCCTTTTATCTATCTAGTCTTGCCGTACAAAATAATATTCTACCTGTAAATAAATATTTCTTCATATTATTGATTATACTCTCTTTAATTATAACTATATTTTACCATAATTAATGCAATTTTTAATTCCAGCTATAAAAAAATTAACTCTCTGAATAATAAAAAACATAGATGGTTTTACTTTAATATAATCCACCTATGTTTTCACTGTTTATTTTAATACTTATGAAAAATTAATATTTGAATTTTCTACTAATCTCGGAAACAACTTCAAAGCATTTTTATAATAAATATCTTGACGTAATTCATCAGTAAGTATATAAGTTTTATCTAATTCTTCAGCAAGCATAATACATCCAACTTCTAGAGTATATGGATAATCACTTCCATAGAACAAATGACTATGATCTGCAATTTCTAAGATAGTTTCTAATTGCCTTGGAATACACATTCCTGCAATATCATAATACAATTTTTTTAATTCTCCATATACATCTATCTTTTCTTTACCCTCTAATAAGTAAGCCTTTTTAAAAAAGGCATCAAGTCTATCACAAAGTATTGGTAAAAATGCACCTGCATGGGGAATAACAAACTTAATATTGTTAAAACGTCTTATAGTTCCCTTTGATATCATATTTGTTACAGTACGCGTTGTATCAAATAAAAATTCCATTGCTGGTATAGGCAATTCTTCATTTACATTCTGAGGGACAGAGCTAGGTTTATTGGGATGAAGAATAACTACTGCCTTACGATTATTTAGTTCCTCTAATATAGGATCTAAACATGGATCTCCTAAATATACACCTTGCGTATTTGTTGGAAATGCAATACCATCTGCCTTTAGTACATCAAATGCATAGTTGATTTCTTCTATACTATCTTTCACATTAGGTAGAGGAAGAGATGCTATAAGTCCAAATTTATTAGGATATTTTTCTACAGCTTCGGCTCCTTCCTCATTAGCTTGTCTTGCAACTCTTTTAGCAACTTCTGGATCTCCAAAATTTAAATGGGGAGAAGATAAGCTTAACACTGTTGTAGTAATACCTAAATATTCCATCATTTTCAAATGACTTTCAACATCCCATTCTGGTGTTGGGAAGCCATCTGGCTCCCCTTCTACTTCAAATTCTAGTAGTCTCCTATATGCTCTAGGAATATAATGAACATGCATATCTATTTTTTGAAGTTTATTTCCTTTATAATTTTTCATCATATTATCAATTTTATATCCTAATATCATGTCTTTAATTATATTCGCCATAATTCTTTTCCTTTCACATTGTTAAATTAAAATATTAAATACTACTTTTTCCAGAACATCAATGCTTTAAAATTTATTTTATTAAACTTTGATTTAATATCTATTGGTTTTTCTTCTAACTTTGTGTTAACAAGTGAATATACCACTGGAACAACTACAAATGTAAGGAAAGTTGCTGATCCAAGTCCAAATATTATGGTTACAGACATAGGCCCAAATAATGCACTGTGAGAAAATGCAAGAGGTATAAGCCCTGTAATTGTTGCTGTTGAACTTAATATTATAGGTCTAAATCTTTGACTTACAGCATGCAAACATGCTTCATCTATTGAAAGTCCTTCATTTCTTCCTTCAATTATATATTCCACAAGCAAAATACCGTTTCTTATAACTACTCCAATTAAACTTATTATCCCCATTACAGCAGTCAAGGATAGTTGCATATTAAATATTCGAAGCCCTACTGTCACTCCTATTAATGATAGTGGAAGTGCACACATTATTATAAGTGGCTGCAAGAAAGATTTAAATTGAACAAATAAAATAACATAAATTATCAGTATACACATAGCTGCAGCTATACCAAGACTTGTGAAGTTTTTGTCTATTTGATATTTCTCACCATCATAAATAACATTTATACCATCTATATCCATCTTATTTACTTCCGGGCTTAATGCATTTTCTACGTCAACAGCATTATATCCAGTTTTTATATCGCTATATACTGTTACAGTTTTATCTTTCTTATAATGTTTTATTTGGTCTATTTGTGAATCGAGACTTATAGTTGCTACTTCTGATAACAATACCTTATTTTTTGCAAGGCTAGATTTCACTTGTAAATTTTTCAAATCTTCAACTGATGCTGCATTACTTTTAACTAGTATATCGTAATCACTTCCATTTTTTCTGTATACAGAAGCTCCATATCCTCTTATAGCAATGCTTATCTGCTTTTCTATATCAGATTTTAATAAACCATGCTGTACTGCCTTAGTACTATCTATATTTACTTTATATTGATAAGTCTTTTTTGCTGCATCATCTCTAACATTTGTAGTTCCTGGAATACCCTTTAATTTTTCTTGTATTTGATCTGAAGTTGCGTAAAGCTTATCTAAATCATCTCCTGTAAGTCTTATACGAACAGGTGCACCCGTTGGCATTGCTTGTTCTAATAGTTTTACTGTTGCAGTGCCTCCAGATATTTTACTATCTATTTCACTTTGTAAATACTCAGCCAATTCTTGTCTTGTCTTAAACTTTTTAGTTTTATTTAAGTCTATATTCATCATAATTTGAGCTTTATCTTTTGCTGGTGCAAGAGGAGGTATAGTAATATAAAATTTAGGCACAGCACCACCTATGGCTGAAGTATAACTTGTAATATCTTCATCTGATTTTACTATATCCTCAACTTGTTTTACTAACTCACTTGTGCTGTCGATATTATCTACTTTTTCATTAGCAATGTCTATATAAAGAATGTCTTTATCTGCATAAGGAAAGAACTTCGTTCCTATTGAATTTAGCAAACCTATGGATACGGCAAACAAACATAAACATATTGTAATAATCTTTATTTTATTCTTAAGTCCGTAAGTTAAAAGTTTATGGAAAAACCTTTTGATTTTACTTTCCTTCTCAACTGCTTTACTTTTCTTAAAAAATATAGATGCCATAGCGGGAGTTACAAACAGTGCTGATAAGTAAGAACATGCAATACATATCATTACTACCTGAGGCAAAGTTCTTAAGAATTCTCCTGCTCCTCCAGGTATATTTAAAAGCGGTGCAAAAGCACCAATAATAATCAATGTAGATGTAAATACAGGCACAAATAATTTTTTAATACCATGAAAAGCGGCTTCATCTCCAGACATGCCTTCATCAATACCCACCTGCACAACATCGCCTATTACAATCGCATCATCTACTAATATTCCAAGAGCTATAATAAGTGCTGTGGTAGACATTTCCTGGACTTTAATACCAAGGAGATTCATAGCAATAAATGACATTGCTATAGATATAGGAATTACTGCTGATACTACCATCGCATTTCTAAATCCCATTCCTATTAAAACAGTTATAACTACAAGAATTACACCATCCCTGAGGTTCTCCATAAAGAAAGAAACTGATTCATCTACAGCCTTAGGCTGAAAAGTAACTTGCTCTATTTTCAAATCTGGTGGTAATTGTTTTTTTATCTCATCTATTTTTTTTGTAATGTCCTTACCTATTAAAACTATATTTTTATTATCTTGAAAGTAACCGGCAATTAATACGGAATTTTCTCCATTAGAAGTAAATTTATAATTTGAATCATCATCGTATCCCATATAAACCTTGGCTATATCTTTAATTCTAATAGTTTGTCCAGTGTCAGTCGAAACATTTACCACTGTATCTTCTATCTCCTTAAGAGATGTAAAGCTTCCAGGTGTCTGAACCTTTATTTTTCCAGTTTTTAAATCTAAATTTCCAGAAGGAATATCTATATTTTGAGCTTTTAATGCTCCACATATGTCTTCAAAAGAAATTGGATATTTATTTATCTTATTTAAATCCACTTCCACTTTTACCTGATTATCTTGTTTACCCTTTATATCAAATCTTGAAATACCACTAACATTGCTTAGCTGTTTCTTTATATCATCTGCATAATTTCCCAATTGTTCATAGGAATAATTATCGCCAGATACACTTAGAATCATACCAGCAGTTTCTGTAAGATTCGTATTTATATCACTATCTTGACAGCCATCTGGGAGATCTGCTTTTAAATCTTTTACCTTATCTCTCATATCACGCCAGGCTTTTTCTTTATCACAATCATTAGTTAAAAAAACAACAACTATTGAAGCATTATTTACAGAGTAAGACTCACAATAATCATAACCATCTATCTCTTCAACTTTTTCT
The window above is part of the Clostridium saccharoperbutylacetonicum N1-4(HMT) genome. Proteins encoded here:
- a CDS encoding RNA 2'-phosphotransferase: MIRKEDMSISKFISLILRHKPEEIGLKLDEYGYIKTSDLIKGLNLKGYKVTISDIERIVAEDNKQRYSFNEDKSKIKANQGHSITVNLELQPIEPPKVLYHGTATRFSERICKEGIKKQNRQYVHLSSDVETATKVGKRHGELVIFKIDSDEMYKDGYKFYLSENKVWLTDYVPIKYLSKEL
- a CDS encoding amidohydrolase family protein; translated protein: MANIIKDMILGYKIDNMMKNYKGNKLQKIDMHVHYIPRAYRRLLEFEVEGEPDGFPTPEWDVESHLKMMEYLGITTTVLSLSSPHLNFGDPEVAKRVARQANEEGAEAVEKYPNKFGLIASLPLPNVKDSIEEINYAFDVLKADGIAFPTNTQGVYLGDPCLDPILEELNNRKAVVILHPNKPSSVPQNVNEELPIPAMEFLFDTTRTVTNMISKGTIRRFNNIKFVIPHAGAFLPILCDRLDAFFKKAYLLEGKEKIDVYGELKKLYYDIAGMCIPRQLETILEIADHSHLFYGSDYPYTLEVGCIMLAEELDKTYILTDELRQDIYYKNALKLFPRLVENSNINFS
- a CDS encoding efflux RND transporter permease subunit; this encodes MGLIKAAIKNKKIVLFLITIAILSGCYCYYIVPKQEMPDVSSPAAMITTVYPGGSPSDIESLVSKKVEEKVEEIDGYDYCESYSVNNASIVVVFLTNDCDKEKAWRDMRDKVKDLKADLPDGCQDSDINTNLTETAGMILSVSGDNYSYEQLGNYADDIKKQLSNVSGISRFDIKGKQDNQVKVEVDLNKINKYPISFEDICGALKAQNIDIPSGNLDLKTGKIKVQTPGSFTSLKEIEDTVVNVSTDTGQTIRIKDIAKVYMGYDDDSNYKFTSNGENSVLIAGYFQDNKNIVLIGKDITKKIDEIKKQLPPDLKIEQVTFQPKAVDESVSFFMENLRDGVILVVITVLIGMGFRNAMVVSAVIPISIAMSFIAMNLLGIKVQEMSTTALIIALGILVDDAIVIGDVVQVGIDEGMSGDEAAFHGIKKLFVPVFTSTLIIIGAFAPLLNIPGGAGEFLRTLPQVVMICIACSYLSALFVTPAMASIFFKKSKAVEKESKIKRFFHKLLTYGLKNKIKIITICLCLFAVSIGLLNSIGTKFFPYADKDILYIDIANEKVDNIDSTSELVKQVEDIVKSDEDITSYTSAIGGAVPKFYITIPPLAPAKDKAQIMMNIDLNKTKKFKTRQELAEYLQSEIDSKISGGTATVKLLEQAMPTGAPVRIRLTGDDLDKLYATSDQIQEKLKGIPGTTNVRDDAAKKTYQYKVNIDSTKAVQHGLLKSDIEKQISIAIRGYGASVYRKNGSDYDILVKSNAASVEDLKNLQVKSSLAKNKVLLSEVATISLDSQIDQIKHYKKDKTVTVYSDIKTGYNAVDVENALSPEVNKMDIDGINVIYDGEKYQIDKNFTSLGIAAAMCILIIYVILFVQFKSFLQPLIIMCALPLSLIGVTVGLRIFNMQLSLTAVMGIISLIGVVIRNGILLVEYIIEGRNEGLSIDEACLHAVSQRFRPIILSSTATITGLIPLAFSHSALFGPMSVTIIFGLGSATFLTFVVVPVVYSLVNTKLEEKPIDIKSKFNKINFKALMFWKK